A genomic stretch from Achromobacter spanius includes:
- a CDS encoding HAD family hydrolase: MTSRRLALFDLDHTLLPLDSDYQWADYLARTGRAGDPDEARRQNDDLMDRYNRGELTAEQAAEFMLGLLAAHSPFDLADWHEEFMREVIRPSITADARALVQSHLDAGDLCAIVTATNSFVTAPIARAFGVPHLVATDAEYLRGRYTGRILGTPSFKEGKVVRVNDWLANMGFGLADFPESFFYSDSVNDVPLLEKVTRPIAANPSPTLRTIAQDRGWQVIDLFDHMEDSKS; the protein is encoded by the coding sequence ATGACATCCCGACGTCTCGCCCTGTTCGACCTGGACCACACCCTGTTGCCGCTGGATAGCGACTATCAATGGGCCGACTATCTGGCCCGTACAGGCCGCGCGGGAGACCCCGACGAAGCCCGCCGCCAGAACGACGACCTGATGGACCGCTACAACCGCGGCGAACTCACCGCCGAACAGGCCGCCGAGTTCATGCTGGGCCTGTTGGCGGCGCATTCGCCGTTCGACCTGGCCGACTGGCATGAGGAATTCATGCGCGAAGTCATCCGCCCGTCCATCACCGCCGACGCGCGCGCGCTGGTTCAATCTCACCTGGACGCTGGCGACCTGTGCGCCATCGTCACGGCCACCAACAGCTTCGTAACCGCCCCCATCGCGCGCGCCTTCGGCGTGCCGCACCTGGTGGCCACCGACGCCGAATACCTGCGCGGCCGCTACACCGGCCGCATCCTGGGCACGCCCAGTTTCAAGGAAGGCAAGGTGGTCCGTGTGAACGATTGGCTGGCCAATATGGGATTTGGGCTTGCGGATTTCCCCGAATCGTTTTTCTATAGCGATTCGGTCAATGATGTACCCCTGCTCGAAAAGGTGACCCGTCCGATCGCCGCCAACCCCAGCCCAACCCTGCGCACCATCGCGCAAGACCGTGGCTGGCAAGTGATCGACTTGTTCGACCACATGGAAGACTCGAAGTCATAA
- the hda gene encoding DnaA regulatory inactivator Hda: MNRQLLLDVLPAPAPSLNNYIAGPNGEALAAVRALNPGRALYIWGAAGCGRTHLLRALTARPDAVFIDPAKGETMLRRLAEADSKSPMPKFVAVDDVHRMDDSRQAALFALYNRWRESAATGRAFALALAGDRAPLSMPLREDLRTRLGWDLVFRLDPLSDADKLAALSAQAAERGMHLAPEIINWMLIHHERDIRKLAALIDALDRYSLATGRPITLPLLRAMLADPDSQRT; encoded by the coding sequence ATGAACCGCCAGCTGTTGCTTGACGTTCTTCCCGCGCCAGCGCCATCGCTGAACAACTATATCGCCGGCCCCAACGGGGAAGCGCTGGCAGCCGTGCGCGCGCTGAATCCCGGCCGCGCCCTGTATATATGGGGCGCCGCCGGTTGCGGCCGCACCCACCTGCTGCGTGCACTGACCGCGCGCCCGGACGCCGTCTTCATCGACCCAGCCAAGGGCGAAACCATGCTGCGCCGCCTGGCCGAAGCCGATTCCAAATCGCCCATGCCCAAGTTCGTGGCCGTTGACGACGTGCACCGCATGGACGACAGCCGCCAGGCCGCCCTGTTTGCGCTCTACAACCGCTGGCGTGAATCCGCCGCCACGGGCCGCGCCTTTGCGCTGGCACTGGCGGGCGACCGCGCCCCGCTTTCGATGCCGCTGCGTGAAGACCTGCGCACGCGCCTGGGCTGGGACCTGGTGTTCCGCCTGGACCCGCTGTCAGACGCCGACAAGCTGGCGGCCCTGTCCGCGCAGGCCGCTGAACGCGGCATGCACCTGGCGCCTGAAATCATCAATTGGATGCTGATCCACCACGAGCGCGACATCCGCAAGCTGGCCGCATTGATCGACGCGCTTGACCGCTACTCCCTGGCCACCGGCCGTCCCATCACCCTGCCATTGCTGCGCGCCATGCTCGCAGATCCTGATTCGCAACGCACATGA
- the purM gene encoding phosphoribosylformylglycinamidine cyclo-ligase has protein sequence MTNQPKAPLTYRDAGVDIDAGDALVDRIKPLAARTMRPGVLAGIGGFGALFEVPKKYNEPVLVSGTDGVGTKLRLAFEWNRHDTVGIDLVAMSVNDILVQGAEPLFFLDYFACGKLSVDTAASVVGGIAKGCELSGCALIGGETAEMPGMYPDGEYDLAGFAVGAVEKSAIIDGKSIKPGDVVLGLASSGVHSNGFSLVRKIIERAGAKPTDDFHGQPLVDVVMAPTRIYVKQVLAALAKHGTDIKGLAHITGGGLLDNVPRILQAGLSAKLHRDGWEMPKLFQWLQEQGGVEDTEMHRVFNCGIGMVLVVDAAQADAIADTLREQGETVSKIGEIVEQTEGMAQTFVV, from the coding sequence ATGACGAATCAACCTAAAGCCCCCTTGACCTACCGCGATGCCGGTGTCGACATCGACGCAGGCGACGCCCTGGTCGACCGTATCAAACCCCTCGCCGCGCGCACCATGCGCCCCGGGGTGCTGGCCGGTATCGGCGGCTTTGGCGCGCTGTTCGAAGTGCCCAAGAAGTACAACGAACCCGTGCTGGTGTCGGGCACCGACGGCGTGGGCACCAAGCTGCGCCTGGCGTTCGAGTGGAACCGCCACGACACCGTGGGTATCGACCTGGTCGCCATGAGCGTCAACGACATCCTGGTGCAGGGCGCCGAGCCCCTGTTCTTCCTGGACTACTTTGCCTGCGGCAAGCTTTCGGTGGACACGGCGGCGTCGGTGGTGGGCGGCATTGCCAAGGGCTGCGAATTATCCGGCTGCGCGCTGATCGGCGGGGAAACCGCTGAAATGCCGGGCATGTACCCGGACGGCGAATACGACCTGGCCGGCTTCGCGGTGGGCGCGGTGGAAAAATCCGCGATCATCGACGGCAAGTCGATCAAGCCGGGCGACGTGGTGCTGGGTCTGGCCTCCAGCGGCGTGCATTCGAACGGTTTTTCGCTGGTGCGCAAGATCATCGAACGCGCCGGCGCCAAGCCCACCGACGACTTCCACGGCCAGCCGCTGGTTGACGTCGTGATGGCGCCCACGCGCATTTATGTGAAGCAAGTGCTGGCCGCGCTGGCCAAGCATGGCACCGACATCAAGGGCCTGGCCCACATCACCGGCGGCGGTTTGCTGGATAACGTGCCGCGCATCCTGCAGGCCGGCCTGTCGGCCAAGCTGCATCGCGATGGCTGGGAAATGCCCAAGCTGTTCCAGTGGCTGCAAGAGCAGGGCGGCGTGGAAGATACCGAAATGCACCGCGTCTTCAACTGCGGCATCGGCATGGTGCTGGTGGTGGACGCGGCCCAGGCCGACGCCATCGCCGACACCTTGCGCGAGCAGGGCGAAACGGTCAGCAAGATCGGTGAAATCGTCGAGCAGACCGAAGGCATGGCGCAGACCTTCGTGGTGTAA
- the miaA gene encoding tRNA (adenosine(37)-N6)-dimethylallyltransferase MiaA, translated as MPPVICLAGPTAAGKSASTLALAERWPMEIVNVDSATIYRGMDIGTAKPSPEEQARVPQHLLNILDPAQSYSAAEFRTDALRLIDEIRARGRIPLLAGGTMMYYKALREGLDDLPQAAPALRAEIEARAAIQGWPALHAELALLDPVTAARLAPNDSQRIQRALEICQLTGQPMSALLRRGEQKPDDDANHYLTISLEPSDRAALHARIEQRFDAMLAKGLLDEVRTLRARPDLHPGLPSVRCVGYRQMWAHLDGEVDLATAREQGIAATRQLAKRQITWLRAQPDRVIVDCLASDAVAQTIDAVAMALAGKRS; from the coding sequence ATGCCGCCCGTCATCTGCCTGGCCGGCCCCACCGCCGCCGGCAAAAGCGCGTCCACGCTGGCGCTGGCCGAGCGCTGGCCCATGGAAATCGTCAACGTCGATTCGGCCACCATCTACCGTGGCATGGACATCGGCACGGCCAAGCCCTCGCCCGAGGAGCAGGCGCGCGTCCCCCAACATCTGCTGAACATCCTGGACCCCGCGCAATCGTATTCGGCCGCCGAATTTCGCACTGATGCACTCCGTCTGATCGACGAGATCCGCGCGCGCGGGCGCATTCCGCTGTTGGCGGGCGGCACCATGATGTATTACAAGGCGCTGCGTGAGGGGCTGGATGACCTGCCCCAGGCCGCCCCCGCCCTGCGCGCCGAGATCGAGGCCCGCGCCGCCATCCAAGGCTGGCCCGCGCTGCATGCCGAACTGGCGCTACTGGACCCGGTCACCGCGGCGCGCCTGGCGCCCAACGACAGCCAGCGCATCCAGCGCGCCCTGGAAATCTGCCAACTGACTGGCCAGCCCATGTCGGCCCTCTTGCGGCGCGGCGAGCAAAAGCCGGATGACGACGCCAACCACTACCTGACCATCAGCCTGGAACCGTCCGACCGCGCCGCGCTGCACGCGCGCATCGAACAGCGGTTTGACGCCATGCTGGCCAAGGGCCTGCTTGATGAGGTCCGCACCTTGCGCGCGCGCCCCGACCTGCATCCTGGCCTGCCGTCCGTGCGCTGCGTGGGCTATCGGCAGATGTGGGCGCACCTGGATGGCGAGGTGGATCTGGCCACCGCGCGCGAACAGGGCATTGCCGCCACGCGCCAGTTGGCCAAGCGCCAGATCACCTGGCTGCGCGCCCAGCCCGACCGCGTCATCGTGGACTGCCTGGCCAGCGACGCGGTGGCGCAAACCATCGACGCGGTGGCGATGGCGCTGGCCGGCAAGCGCTCGTAG